A genome region from Coffea arabica cultivar ET-39 chromosome 7e, Coffea Arabica ET-39 HiFi, whole genome shotgun sequence includes the following:
- the LOC113700546 gene encoding amino acid transporter AVT1I-like — protein sequence MEMASVTAGDGQSTCMQSCYNMIAAFLGVGILTLPYALSIAGWLGLLLFIAVAMVCCRTALLLERCMRGNESDAQSYGDMGYKAFGRSGRIVASLIGSIELYLSSISLLLLVSENLNYLFPHTVFYLGHLKLGEKKLFTVCTALVMLPTLFSTNVTKLSFISGLGTLGIFVIILAMLWVGGTSGYGFQDRAKVVSWKGISISTSLFLTCFGGHSVLPTLYNSMKNKQQFTKVLLLSFSCNSIVYLIVAVGGYLIFGGETCPQITLNFPKRELGSKIALYTSLVIPLSRYPLLISPVADAIEDGLPKQYKKQLIRIVIRFILLIITTLIACFFPYFESLMAIVGSFSVVLTSLLFPCCCYLKLRGGEKFNVKFIEILGIIVFGIMTGVTGLYFVVFDLVHGAG from the exons ATGGAGATGGCTTCTGTAACTGCTGGTGATGGACAAAGCACTTGCATGCAATCATGTTACAACATGATTGCTGCATTTTTAG GGGTTGGCATTTTAACACTGCCATATGCACTGTCCATCGCTGGTTGGCTTGGCTTATTACTATTTATTGCGGTTGCAATGGTATGCTGTCGGACAGCTCTCCTGCTAGAGCGTTGCATGCGCGGTAATGAATCAGATGCTCAGAGCTATGGTGACATGGGTTATAAAGCATTTGGAAGGTCAGGGAGAATAGTGGCCTCACTAATAGGGAGCATAGAACTCTATCTGAGTTCCATCAGCCTACTGCTGTTGGTGTCTGAGAATCTAAATTATTTGTTTCCCCACACAGTCTTCTACCTTGGACACCTAAAACTTGGGGAAAAGAAGTTGTTCACAGTTTGCACTGCTTTAGTGATGCTTCCAACTTTATTCTCAACAAATGTTACAAAATTATCATTCATAAGTGGTTTGGGGACACTAGGGATTTTTGTAATAATATTGGCTATGCTTTGGGTTGGAGGTACTAGTGGATATGGATTTCAAGACCGAGCAAAAGTTGTTTCATGGAAAGGTATCTCAATATCGACCAGTTTGTTCCTAACTTGCTTCGGAGGACATTCAGTCCTCCCCACACTGTATAACTCCATGAAAAATAAGCAACAATTTACTAAG GTATTGCTGCTCAGCTTTTCCTGCAATAGCATAGTCTACCTCATAGTTGCAGTTGGTGGTTATCTCATCTTTGGAGGCGAAACCTGCCCACAAATCACCCTGAATTTTCCAAAACGAGAGCTTGGTTCAAAAATAGCATTGTATACTTCATTAGTCATACCACTGTCTAGATATCCTTTGTTGATTTCACCTGTTGCAGATGCTATCGAGGATGGACTACCAAAGCAATATAAGAAACAGTTAATTCGTATTGTCATAAGATTTATTCTCCTAATTATCACAACCCTGATTGCTTGTTTTTTCCCTTATTTCGAGTCTCTGATGGCGATCGTGGGGTCATTTTCTGTGGTTTTGACATCATTATTGTTCCCCTGCTGCTGCTACTTGAAGCTAAGAGGAGGTGAAAAATTCAATGTCAAGTTTATAGAGATACTTGGAATAATAGTGTTTGGTATAATGACTGGGGTTACAGGATTATACTTTGTTGTCTTTGATCTTGTCCACGGTGCTGGTTAA
- the LOC113702280 gene encoding uncharacterized protein, with the protein MDKVSPDCPYPGCFFCVMKEGNPSKRRASILKFFRELPSQDDDGQVLPISGLWNTAMAHPNDPEFIELGIFECMAALIWKGLKNRRWLTHDQNIYIPYYAAHIIGSYTMNMEEFAERAVHAGVILPLVELLRGRLTWVEQRVAVRALGHLATYASTFPAVASHGEILELSIQLAMSSLEIVYSHFYQYVDRRLSYHCDLLTRGMGGVEMESRKAEEWASQLQCWSLQLINCFAFKPEFLPTICKPEFLIKLPGMWGGLVNENSPAGIGLLRTICHHKHGRGPVASCPGIVEALCNIARSSDDWQYMAIDCLLWLLQDPSTSHKVMDKAVPALVDLAEISSLGDHKKLGESIVNALQECVQSQGTGRNSISSRIQEEVEELLSSRQRLKWEKNMPKEDLHIKQAAALVVKLEGNSLFSSGNISGAASKYSEALALCPMRSKKERVVLYSNRAQCHLLLQQPLAAISDATRALCLHNPVNRHAKSLWRRAQAYDMLGLAKESLLDAILFINECSQSTDPDLSLRQNKVPDYAERLVKKQMRAAWLFREAASKHGGVHCEGADGELCGQESDDSEWETASESEMGNDGRDEMGEDDFEWKNDFERKDKYDKPPVKDMKHGYNVQLTEDEE; encoded by the exons ATGGATAAAGTGTCCCCTGACTGCCCCTACCCAGGATGCTTTTTCTGTGTGATGAAGGAAGGGAACCCAAGCAAGCGTAGAGCAAGTATCTTAAAGTTCTTTCGGGAACTTCCCTCACAGGATGATGATGGTCAGGTTCTCCCTATTAGTGGCCTATGGAATACAGCTATGGCACACCCTAATGATCCTGAGTTCATTGAATTGGGGATATTTGAATGCATGGCAGCACTTATATGGAAGGGTTTAAAGAATCGTCGCTGGCTAACACATGATCAAAATATTTATATACCTTATTATGCAGCCCACATAATAGGATCCTACACCATGAATATGGAAGAATTTGCTGAAAGAGCTGTTCATGCTGGGGTTATTCTACCCTTGGTTGAACTTCTGAGAGGGAGGTTAACCTGGGTTGAACAGAGGGTGGCAGTACGAGCTCTAGGCCATTTGGCTACCTATGCCAGCACTTTTCCTGCAGTAGCAAGTCATGGTGAGATCCTTGAGCTTTCCATCCAACTAGCGATGAGTTCACTTGAAATCGTTTACTCTCATTTTTACCAGTATGTTGACAGAAGGCTCAGTTATCACTGTGATCTTCTTACTCGTGGCATGGGTGGTGTTGAAATGGAGTCCAGGAAGGCAGAGGAGTGGGCTAGTCAATTACAGTGCTGGTCTCTTCAACTAATTAATTGCTTTGCTTTTAAACCTGAGTTCCTGCCAACAATATGCAAACCAGAATTTCTCATAAAACTTCCAGGGATGTGGGGTGGGCTGGTAAATGAGAACTCTCCTGCTGGAATTGGCTTATTGCGGACGATCTGCCATCACAAGCATGGTAGGGGGCCTGTAGCTAGTTGCCCTGGTATTGTGGAGGCATTATGTAATATAGCCCGTTCATCGGATGACTGGCAGTATATGGCCATTGATTGTCTTCTATGGTTGCTTCAAGATCCAAGTACATCTCACAAG GTCATGGATAAGGCAGTACCTGCTTTGGTGGACCTTGCAGAGATATCAAGTCTTGGTGATCACAAAAAACTAGGAGAATCCATTGTCAATGCTCTTCAGGAGTGTGTTCAGTCACAAGGAACAGGACGGAATTCTATTAGTAGTCGCATACAAGAAGAGGTTGAGGAACTACTCAGCTCCAGACAGAGATTAAAATGGGAAAAGAATATGCCAAAAGAGGATCTTCATATTAAACAGGCAGCAGCACTAGTTGtcaaacttgaaggaaattcACTATTTTCTTCAGGAAATATTTCTGGGGCTGCATCTAAGTACTCGGAAGCATTGGCATTGTGCCCAATGAGATCCAAGAAAGAGAGAGTGGTACTTTACAGTAATCGAGCTCAGTGTCATCTTCTATTGCAACAACCCTTGGCAGCTATAAGTGATGCAACACGTGCACTCTGTCTACATAACCCTGTGAATCGTCATGCGAAAAGCCTTTGGAGGAGAGCACAAGCTTATGACATGCTCGGGTTAGCTAAGGAGAGTTTGTTAGATGCTATTCTGTTCATAAATGAGTGCTCTCAGTCAACGGATCCAGATCTATCATTGAGGCAAAACAAGGTTCCTGACTATGCTGAGCGATTAGTTAAGAAGCAGATGCGTGCTGCTTGGTTATTTAGGGAGGCTGCTAGTAAACATGGGGGTGTGCATTGTGAGGGTGCAGATGGAGAATTGTGTGGCCAAGAGTCTGATGATTCTGAGTGGGAGACAGCAAGTGAAAGTGAAATGGGAAATGATGGAAGGGATGAAATGGGTGAGGATGACTTTGAATGGAAGAATGATTTTGAGAGGAAAGACAAATATGATAAACCTCCAGTTAAAG ACATGAAGCATGGGTACAATGTGCAGCTTACTGAAGATGAAGAGTAG